One stretch of Streptomyces sp. NBC_01363 DNA includes these proteins:
- a CDS encoding non-ribosomal peptide synthetase, giving the protein MSQPQTDPALSLGVGVPAHVATYNDTAENLPVGALHALFTAQAARTPEAVALVREDRRLTYRELDGAANALAHRLVAEGVRPGDAVGLLFDRSFAYVVTVLAVLKSGGVYVPLDPRQPEERLAWILGSTGATLLVTDRPAGDTGFAGELPALRLDDASATADTAATAPDVTVHPDQPLYIMFTSGSSGTPKGVVNTHRNVVELALDPGFGAAAHERVLAYSPLPFDSSTYELWVPLLRGGLAVVLSAPKIDIGELADAITRYRVTAAYFTTALFDAMASEAIDGLKQLREIWTGGDVLSATALQRALDHCPDTTFVHVYGPTEATVFCSYQAFTPEVRTLDRLHLGIPMANTAMYVLDAELRHTAPGETGELYVAGPHLAQGYGRLPSLTAERFTADPYGPAGSRMYRTGDLAAWNEHGEVVFLGRADQQVKLRGNRIELGEIETVLVRHPSVAQAAVIVREDRPGDKRLVAYAVPAEEGVLDGAELLRYAGEQLVEYMVPSAVVPMGTLPLTPNGKLDRRALPAPRAGAAPGGRAPRNPVEEVLCGLFAHSLGLPSIGIDDDFFTLGGHSLLATRLVSRVRTVLDVQLTLRQFFEYPTVALLAEYVATGGGESARPALTAQERPEPLPLSAAQQRLWFLDQLEGPSATYNIPLAVRVRGDLDVAALESAFTDVAGRHESLRTVFGQAEGRTHQRILPADSVRVELPVTPATEDGVAALLTAESERIFDLSGDLPFRARLFSLGEHDHVLLVVMHHIVSDGWSYQPLMRDLSTAYATRSRGERPAWEPLPAQYADYALWHRGVLGDPTDQESVAARQLDYWRGALADLPEEVTLPAVRQRPAVASYRGATHTVHLAQDVHSSLAELARESGASVFMVAQAAVSTLLSRSGAGHDIPLGSPIAGRTDQALDDLVGFFVNTLVLRTDTSGDPSFRELLTRVRETDLAAWSHQDLPFDRLVEALNPDRSAARHPLFQVMLTLTDAATPTLVAEDLDTESEFTWLRFAKFDLTFSFAEHRSVDGRPGGLDITIEYATDLYDARSVELAGERLVRLLGAAASAPDVPVGELELLSADERGVLLGEWAGAVTGTPGGGLARLFAAQVARTPDAVAVVGEGRELSYREVDVLANGVARRLIGEGVRPGGRVALFQERSVGAVVATLGVVKAGAVYVPLDTRYPADRVELIVGQSGVTHLVTDRDPGSLVVPAGVRVLGSVTGGEGEASEASDPGVSVHADQPVYAMFTSGSTGVPKGVAVTHRNVADLAAQTMYANGNHGRVLFHSAMAFDASTYEMWVPWLNGGTLVVAPAGHLDAAAYEELIAEHGITALWLTAGLFRVMAEEVPEAFAGVREVWAGGDVVPPEAVRSVMDRCPDVTVVNGYGPTETTTFAATHRIHRPLDYTGAIPIGEPLDNHRLYVLDEGLRLVPPGTPGELYIAGAGLAQGYLDRPALTADRFVADPYGPAGTRMYRTGDLVRWNLEGSLEYLGRADQQVKLRGFRIELGEIESALAAQEAVGQATVVVREDRPGDKRLAAYLVAADGARIDTESVRREIAGTLPEYMVPSAFVVLDEIPLTVNGKVDRRALPAPQFGNDATGRAPRGPGEEVLCGLFAEVLGLPSVTIDDHFFHLGGHSLLATRLISRIRQTFGVQITVRDLFQGPTVASLAEYVEAGGDAVQRPALRETVRPERVPLSSAQQRLWFLHHLEGPSATYNIPLALRLTGALDHQALQLALTDLVVRHESLRTLFGMADDAAYQWQLPAAEVRVELPVIATTEAALEAELGAQATRSFDLECELPVRAALFALGDQEHVLLVVMHHIASDGWSTTPLLRDLTAAYTARAQGTAPAWEPLPVQYADYTLWQQELLAADGERQAEFWRHTLDGLPDEATLPADRPRPAVATYRGSTHGVHIPAELHDALTRLARETGSTMFMVAQAAVATALSRSGAGDDIPIGAPIAGRSEQSLDDLVGFFVNTLVLRTDLTGDPSFRDLLSRVREADLAAWAHQDLPFDRLVEVLNPERSTARHPLFQVVLTLQEALTPALELPGISAESGFTTLEISKFDLTFSFHEHRTADGRPGGLDIRVEYATDLYDADTVEAVTGRLVRLLGDAVERPEIPVGELEFIGPDERHQLLERWNGAVTGSSGAGLAELFAAQAARTPDATALVDGDRELTYAELDAEANRLAHHLVGLGVRPENVVAVLMERSADLLTGLLAVVKAGGVYAPLNTADPDTRLLRILTETAASVLLTDQALADHPIVSRTAAETVVLDGNDGFAHLPSTPPAPLAHPDQWLYVMFTSGSTGVPKGVAVTHRNVADLAAQTMYANGNHTRVLFHSPHTFDAATHEIWVPWLNGGAVVVAPPGYLDPGTLGGLLTERGISSLWLTAGLFRVMAEEVPEAFAGLREVWAGGDVVPPEAVRSVMDRCPDVTVVNGYGPTETTTFAATHRIHRPLDYTGAIPIGEPLDNHRLYVLDEGLRLVPPGTPGELYIAGAGLARGYLGRPGMTADRFVADPYGPAGTRMYRTGDLVRWNPEGSLEYLGRADQQVKLRGFRIELGEIEGALAAHGSVGQATVVVREDRPGDKRLVAYLVAADGSRIDVAELRGHVSDALPEYMVPSAFVVLDEIPLTTNGKVDRRALPAPQVSHATNGRAPRTPQEEVLCGLFAAVLGLPSVTIDDHFFHRGGHSVLGTRLISRIRRAFGVQLGVKDLFRNPTVLALSECVTAGSGELPRPALMPEERPEIIPLSSAQQRLWFLDQMEGPSATYNIPLALRLKGSLDHRALRLALTDLTTRHEGLRTVFPTHEGTPHQHILPPTSIDLPLIATTEEELTARLADLSSATFDLSVQPPIRTHLLSVGEQEHILLVVIHHIASDGWSNGPLFRDLTTAYEARTEGTAPAWEPLPVQYADYSLWQQRLLGSDEERQLDYWRDALADLPEEATLPADRPRPATASNRGTTHTVHCSAGLHESLTSLAQDTGSTLFMVAQAAVSTLLSRSGAGHDIPLGSPVAGRTDPALDDLIGFFVNTLVLRTDTSGDPSFRELLTRVRETDLAAWSHQDLPFDRLVEALNPDRSAARHPLFQVMLTVGDMSAEAPELPGLETAYEFSKVEIAKFDLTFGFAERRSVDGRPGGLDITIEYATDLYDVRSVELAGERLVRLLGAAASAPDVPVGELELLSADERGVLLGEWAGAVTGTPGGGLARLFAAQVARTPDAVAVVGEGRELSYREVDVLANGVARRLIGEGVRPGGRVALFQERSVGAVVATLGVVKAGAVYVPLDTRYPADRVELIVGQSGVTHLVTDRDPGSLVVPAGVRVLGSVTGGEGEASEASDPGVSVHADQPVYAMFTSGSTGVPKGVAVTHRNVADLAAQTMYANGNHGRVLFHSAMAFDASTYEMWVPWLNGGTLVVAPAGHLAPADYQRLLAEHRITALWLTAGLFRVMAEEVPEAFAGVREVWAGGDVVPPEAVRRVMDRCPQLTVVNGYGPTETTTFATTHRIHRPLDYAGAIPIGEPLDNHRPYVLDEGLRLVPPGTPGELYIAGAGLAQGYLDRPALTADRFVADPYGPAGTRMYRTGDLVRWNLEGSLEYLGRADQQVKLRGFRIEPGEIETVLVGRPGVAQATVVVREDRPGDKRLVAYLTAEEGARIEPGEVQRQVSGLLPDYMIPSAFVVLDEIPLTVNGKVDRRALPAPQFGNDATGRAPRTAKEEVLCGLFAEILGLPSVTIDDHFFNLGGHSLLATRLVGRIRTVLGVELSVATLFENPIVATLVEKLDGAEAARPRLRPMRRMGVTK; this is encoded by the coding sequence ATGTCCCAGCCGCAAACCGATCCGGCTCTCTCCCTCGGCGTCGGCGTCCCCGCGCACGTCGCCACGTACAACGACACGGCCGAGAACCTTCCCGTGGGCGCGCTGCACGCTCTCTTCACCGCGCAGGCCGCCCGTACCCCGGAGGCCGTCGCCCTTGTCCGTGAGGACCGCCGTCTCACCTACCGGGAGCTGGACGGCGCGGCCAACGCCCTCGCGCACCGGCTCGTCGCCGAGGGCGTACGGCCGGGCGACGCGGTGGGCCTCCTCTTCGACCGCTCGTTCGCCTACGTCGTCACGGTCCTCGCCGTGCTGAAGAGCGGCGGCGTGTACGTCCCCCTCGACCCCCGTCAGCCCGAGGAGCGGCTCGCCTGGATCCTCGGCAGTACCGGGGCCACCCTCCTGGTCACCGACCGCCCGGCCGGGGACACCGGCTTCGCGGGGGAGCTGCCCGCCCTGCGGCTCGACGACGCGAGCGCCACGGCCGACACGGCTGCCACCGCACCCGATGTCACGGTCCACCCGGACCAGCCGCTGTACATCATGTTCACCTCCGGCTCCAGCGGCACCCCCAAGGGCGTCGTGAACACCCACCGCAACGTGGTCGAACTGGCCCTGGACCCGGGCTTCGGCGCCGCGGCCCACGAGCGGGTGCTCGCCTACTCGCCGCTGCCCTTCGACTCCTCGACCTACGAGCTGTGGGTGCCGCTGCTGCGTGGCGGACTGGCAGTCGTGCTGTCCGCACCGAAGATCGACATCGGCGAGCTGGCCGACGCCATCACCCGCTACCGGGTGACCGCCGCCTACTTCACGACCGCCCTCTTCGACGCCATGGCCAGCGAGGCGATCGACGGCCTCAAGCAGCTGCGCGAGATCTGGACCGGCGGCGACGTCCTGTCCGCCACCGCCCTCCAACGGGCCCTCGACCACTGCCCGGACACCACGTTCGTGCACGTCTACGGTCCCACGGAGGCAACCGTCTTCTGCAGCTACCAGGCCTTCACCCCCGAGGTGCGCACCCTCGACCGGCTGCACCTCGGCATCCCGATGGCCAACACTGCCATGTACGTCCTGGACGCCGAGCTGCGCCACACCGCCCCGGGCGAGACCGGCGAACTCTATGTCGCGGGGCCGCACCTCGCCCAGGGCTACGGCCGGCTGCCGTCCCTGACCGCCGAGCGTTTCACCGCCGACCCGTACGGGCCCGCCGGCAGCCGCATGTACCGCACCGGCGACCTGGCCGCCTGGAACGAGCACGGTGAGGTCGTGTTCCTGGGCCGCGCGGACCAGCAGGTCAAGCTGCGCGGCAACCGCATCGAGCTCGGCGAGATCGAGACCGTGCTGGTCCGCCACCCCTCCGTCGCCCAGGCCGCGGTCATCGTCCGCGAGGACCGGCCCGGCGACAAGCGCCTGGTGGCCTACGCCGTACCCGCCGAGGAAGGCGTCCTGGACGGAGCCGAACTCCTCCGGTACGCGGGCGAGCAGCTCGTCGAGTACATGGTGCCCTCGGCGGTCGTCCCGATGGGGACCCTGCCGCTGACTCCGAACGGCAAGCTGGACCGGCGCGCACTGCCCGCTCCCCGGGCCGGCGCGGCACCGGGCGGCCGGGCCCCGCGCAACCCCGTCGAGGAGGTCCTCTGCGGCCTGTTCGCCCACTCCCTCGGCCTGCCGTCGATCGGCATCGACGACGACTTCTTCACTCTCGGCGGCCACTCGCTGCTGGCGACCCGGCTGGTCAGCCGGGTGCGCACCGTCCTCGATGTCCAGCTGACGCTGCGGCAGTTCTTCGAGTACCCGACCGTGGCGCTGCTCGCCGAGTACGTCGCCACCGGCGGCGGCGAGTCCGCCCGCCCTGCCCTGACCGCCCAGGAACGGCCGGAACCGCTGCCGCTCTCGGCGGCCCAGCAACGGCTCTGGTTCCTCGATCAGCTGGAGGGCCCGTCGGCGACGTACAACATCCCGCTCGCCGTTCGGGTGAGAGGGGACCTCGACGTCGCGGCCCTGGAGTCCGCGTTCACCGATGTCGCGGGACGGCACGAGAGCCTGCGCACCGTGTTCGGTCAGGCCGAGGGCCGGACCCACCAGCGGATCCTGCCCGCCGACAGTGTCCGGGTGGAGCTGCCGGTCACCCCGGCGACCGAGGACGGCGTCGCCGCACTGCTCACCGCCGAGTCCGAGCGCATCTTCGACCTCTCGGGCGATCTGCCGTTCCGCGCAAGGCTGTTCAGCCTCGGCGAGCACGACCACGTACTCCTGGTGGTCATGCACCACATCGTCTCCGACGGCTGGTCCTACCAGCCGCTCATGCGCGACCTGAGCACCGCGTACGCCACTCGTTCGCGTGGCGAGCGCCCCGCCTGGGAACCGCTGCCCGCCCAGTACGCGGACTACGCACTGTGGCACCGGGGCGTGCTCGGCGACCCCACGGACCAGGAGAGCGTCGCCGCCCGTCAACTGGACTACTGGCGAGGCGCATTGGCCGACCTGCCGGAGGAGGTCACCCTGCCCGCCGTCCGGCAGCGGCCGGCCGTCGCCTCCTACCGCGGCGCCACCCACACCGTGCACCTCGCCCAGGACGTCCACTCCTCGCTCGCGGAGCTGGCGCGCGAGTCGGGCGCATCGGTGTTCATGGTGGCCCAGGCGGCGGTGTCGACGCTGCTGTCCCGTTCGGGCGCCGGGCACGACATCCCGCTCGGCTCGCCGATCGCCGGCCGTACGGACCAGGCGCTCGACGATCTCGTCGGCTTCTTCGTCAACACCCTTGTCCTGCGCACGGACACCAGCGGCGATCCGAGCTTCCGTGAGCTGCTGACCCGGGTCCGGGAGACGGACCTCGCCGCCTGGAGCCACCAGGACCTGCCGTTCGACCGGCTGGTCGAAGCCCTCAACCCGGACCGGTCCGCCGCCCGGCACCCCCTCTTCCAGGTGATGCTCACACTGACGGACGCGGCCACGCCGACGCTCGTCGCCGAGGACCTGGACACCGAATCGGAGTTCACCTGGCTGAGGTTCGCCAAGTTCGACCTGACGTTCTCGTTCGCCGAGCATCGTTCGGTGGATGGTCGGCCGGGCGGTCTGGACATCACGATCGAGTACGCGACGGATCTGTATGACGCGCGTTCGGTGGAGTTGGCGGGTGAGCGTCTGGTGCGGTTGCTGGGTGCTGCGGCTTCGGCGCCGGATGTTCCGGTGGGTGAGCTGGAGTTGTTGTCCGCGGATGAGCGTGGGGTGTTGTTGGGGGAGTGGGCCGGTGCGGTGACGGGTACTCCGGGTGGGGGTCTTGCGCGGTTGTTCGCGGCGCAGGTGGCGCGGACGCCGGATGCGGTTGCGGTGGTGGGTGAGGGGCGTGAGCTTTCCTATCGTGAGGTTGATGTGCTGGCCAATGGTGTGGCGCGTCGGCTGATCGGTGAGGGGGTGCGGCCGGGTGGTCGGGTGGCGTTGTTCCAGGAGCGTTCGGTGGGTGCGGTGGTCGCCACGTTGGGTGTGGTGAAGGCGGGTGCGGTGTATGTGCCGTTGGACACCCGGTATCCGGCGGATCGTGTCGAGTTGATCGTGGGTCAGTCGGGTGTCACGCATCTGGTGACGGACCGGGATCCGGGTTCGTTGGTGGTGCCGGCGGGTGTGCGGGTGCTGGGTTCGGTGACGGGCGGTGAGGGCGAGGCCTCGGAGGCTTCGGATCCTGGGGTGTCGGTGCATGCGGATCAGCCGGTGTACGCGATGTTCACGTCGGGTTCGACGGGGGTGCCGAAGGGTGTCGCGGTCACGCATCGCAATGTGGCGGACCTGGCGGCGCAGACGATGTACGCCAACGGCAACCACGGTCGGGTGCTGTTCCACTCCGCGATGGCGTTCGATGCCTCGACGTACGAGATGTGGGTGCCGTGGCTCAACGGCGGCACCCTCGTCGTCGCCCCCGCAGGACATCTCGACGCAGCAGCGTACGAGGAGTTGATCGCTGAACACGGGATCACCGCGCTGTGGCTGACGGCGGGTCTGTTCCGGGTGATGGCGGAGGAGGTTCCGGAGGCGTTCGCCGGGGTGCGTGAGGTGTGGGCGGGGGGTGATGTGGTTCCGCCGGAGGCGGTGCGCAGCGTCATGGACCGTTGCCCGGACGTCACCGTCGTGAACGGTTACGGTCCGACGGAGACGACGACCTTCGCCGCCACCCACCGCATCCATCGTCCGCTGGACTACACGGGTGCGATCCCGATCGGCGAGCCTCTCGACAACCACCGGCTGTACGTGTTGGACGAGGGCTTGCGGCTGGTTCCGCCGGGCACCCCGGGCGAGCTGTACATCGCGGGGGCCGGCCTGGCACAGGGCTATCTCGACCGCCCGGCGCTGACCGCCGACCGGTTCGTGGCCGACCCGTACGGTCCGGCCGGTACGCGGATGTACCGGACCGGCGACCTGGTCCGCTGGAACCTCGAAGGCTCGCTCGAATACCTCGGCCGCGCCGACCAGCAGGTCAAGCTCCGCGGCTTCCGCATCGAACTCGGCGAGATCGAGAGTGCGTTGGCCGCTCAGGAGGCGGTGGGGCAGGCGACGGTCGTGGTCCGGGAGGACCGGCCCGGCGACAAGCGCCTCGCCGCGTACCTGGTCGCCGCCGACGGCGCCCGGATCGACACCGAGTCGGTGCGTCGCGAGATCGCCGGCACGCTCCCGGAGTACATGGTCCCGTCCGCCTTCGTGGTCCTCGACGAGATCCCGCTCACCGTCAACGGCAAGGTCGACCGACGCGCCCTGCCCGCCCCGCAGTTCGGCAACGACGCCACCGGGCGCGCACCCCGGGGGCCGGGCGAGGAGGTCCTGTGCGGTCTCTTCGCGGAGGTCCTCGGACTGCCGTCGGTCACCATCGACGACCACTTCTTCCACCTCGGCGGGCATTCCCTGCTCGCCACCCGCCTCATCAGCCGCATCCGACAGACCTTCGGTGTCCAGATCACCGTCCGGGACCTCTTCCAGGGCCCGACGGTGGCCTCGCTGGCCGAATACGTGGAAGCGGGCGGTGACGCGGTGCAGCGGCCCGCGCTCCGGGAGACGGTCAGGCCCGAGCGGGTGCCGCTCTCCTCGGCCCAGCAGCGCCTCTGGTTCCTGCACCACCTGGAGGGGCCCTCGGCGACGTACAACATTCCGCTGGCCCTGCGCCTCACGGGCGCACTCGACCATCAGGCCCTCCAGCTCGCGCTCACCGACCTGGTGGTGCGGCACGAGTCGCTGCGCACCCTCTTCGGAATGGCGGACGACGCCGCCTACCAGTGGCAGCTTCCGGCGGCCGAGGTCCGGGTGGAGCTGCCCGTCATCGCGACGACCGAGGCCGCACTCGAAGCGGAGCTCGGCGCACAGGCCACCCGCAGCTTCGACCTGGAATGCGAACTGCCGGTCAGGGCAGCCCTGTTCGCTCTCGGCGACCAGGAACACGTCCTGCTGGTGGTGATGCACCACATCGCCTCCGACGGCTGGTCCACCACCCCGCTGCTGCGGGACCTGACAGCCGCCTACACGGCGCGTGCGCAGGGCACCGCCCCCGCGTGGGAGCCGCTGCCGGTCCAGTACGCCGACTACACCCTCTGGCAGCAGGAACTGCTCGCGGCGGACGGGGAGCGGCAGGCGGAGTTCTGGCGCCACACACTGGACGGGCTGCCCGACGAGGCCACCCTGCCGGCCGACCGTCCGCGTCCGGCGGTCGCCACCTACCGCGGCTCCACCCACGGCGTCCACATTCCCGCGGAGCTGCACGACGCGCTCACACGGCTGGCCCGGGAGACCGGCAGCACCATGTTCATGGTGGCCCAGGCCGCCGTCGCCACCGCACTGTCCCGCTCCGGCGCGGGGGACGACATCCCGATCGGCGCCCCGATCGCGGGCCGCTCGGAGCAGTCCCTGGACGATCTGGTCGGCTTCTTCGTCAACACCCTGGTGCTGCGCACGGATCTGACCGGTGACCCGAGCTTCCGCGACCTGCTCTCCCGGGTCCGCGAGGCCGACCTGGCGGCGTGGGCCCACCAGGACCTGCCCTTCGACCGGCTGGTCGAGGTGCTCAACCCCGAGCGCTCCACCGCCCGGCACCCCCTCTTCCAGGTGGTGCTCACTCTTCAGGAAGCGCTCACCCCCGCCCTCGAACTCCCGGGAATCTCCGCCGAGTCGGGCTTCACGACGCTGGAGATCTCCAAGTTCGACCTGACCTTCTCCTTCCATGAACACCGCACGGCTGACGGCCGCCCGGGTGGACTGGACATCAGGGTCGAGTACGCCACCGACCTCTATGACGCCGACACCGTCGAGGCCGTCACCGGCCGACTGGTCAGGCTGCTGGGCGACGCCGTCGAGCGCCCCGAAATCCCCGTCGGTGAGCTGGAGTTCATCGGTCCGGACGAGCGTCACCAGCTGCTTGAGCGATGGAACGGCGCGGTCACCGGTTCCTCCGGTGCGGGCCTGGCGGAGTTGTTCGCCGCACAGGCCGCCCGTACCCCGGACGCGACAGCACTGGTCGACGGCGACCGGGAGCTTACCTACGCGGAGCTGGACGCGGAAGCCAACCGGCTGGCCCACCATCTCGTGGGCCTCGGTGTCCGGCCGGAGAACGTCGTCGCCGTCCTGATGGAGCGGTCGGCGGACCTGCTCACCGGGCTCCTCGCAGTGGTCAAGGCCGGCGGGGTCTACGCCCCGCTCAACACTGCGGACCCCGACACCCGTCTGCTGCGGATCCTCACGGAGACCGCGGCGTCGGTTCTGCTGACCGACCAGGCGCTGGCCGATCACCCGATCGTGTCCCGGACCGCCGCCGAGACCGTCGTGCTCGACGGCAACGACGGCTTCGCCCACCTCCCGTCGACACCACCGGCGCCCCTCGCCCACCCCGACCAGTGGCTGTACGTGATGTTCACCTCGGGTTCGACGGGGGTGCCGAAGGGTGTCGCGGTCACGCATCGCAATGTGGCGGACCTGGCGGCCCAGACCATGTACGCGAACGGCAACCACACCCGGGTGCTCTTCCACTCACCGCACACCTTCGACGCCGCGACCCACGAGATCTGGGTGCCGTGGCTGAACGGGGGAGCGGTCGTGGTGGCGCCCCCGGGCTACCTCGACCCCGGGACCCTGGGCGGGCTGCTGACCGAGCGCGGGATCAGCTCGCTGTGGCTGACGGCGGGTCTGTTCCGGGTGATGGCGGAGGAGGTTCCGGAGGCGTTCGCCGGGCTGCGTGAGGTGTGGGCGGGGGGTGATGTGGTTCCGCCGGAGGCGGTGCGCAGCGTCATGGACCGTTGCCCGGACGTCACCGTCGTGAACGGTTACGGTCCGACGGAGACGACGACCTTCGCCGCCACCCACCGCATCCATCGTCCGCTGGACTACACGGGTGCGATCCCGATCGGCGAGCCCCTGGACAACCACCGGCTGTACGTGTTGGACGAGGGCCTGCGGCTGGTTCCGCCGGGCACGCCGGGCGAGCTGTACATCGCCGGCGCCGGCCTCGCCCGTGGCTACCTGGGCCGGCCGGGCATGACGGCCGATCGTTTCGTGGCCGACCCGTACGGCCCGGCCGGTACGCGGATGTACCGGACCGGCGACCTGGTCCGCTGGAATCCTGAGGGTTCCCTCGAATACCTCGGCCGCGCCGACCAGCAGGTCAAGCTCCGCGGCTTCCGCATCGAACTCGGTGAGATCGAGGGCGCGTTGGCCGCCCACGGGAGTGTGGGGCAGGCGACGGTCGTGGTCCGGGAGGACCGGCCCGGCGACAAACGCCTCGTCGCCTATCTCGTCGCCGCCGACGGCTCCCGGATCGACGTGGCCGAGCTGCGCGGTCATGTCTCGGACGCCCTGCCCGAGTACATGGTCCCGTCCGCCTTCGTCGTCCTCGACGAGATCCCCCTCACCACCAACGGCAAGGTCGACCGACGCGCCCTGCCCGCACCCCAGGTCTCCCACGCCACCAACGGTCGCGCCCCGCGCACACCGCAGGAAGAGGTGCTCTGCGGCCTCTTCGCGGCCGTTCTCGGACTGCCGTCGGTGACCATCGACGACCACTTCTTCCACCGGGGTGGCCACTCGGTGCTGGGCACCCGCCTCATCAGCCGCATCCGGCGCGCCTTCGGGGTCCAGCTCGGGGTGAAGGACCTGTTCCGGAACCCGACGGTCCTCGCCCTCTCCGAGTGCGTCACCGCGGGCAGCGGCGAACTGCCCCGGCCCGCACTGATGCCCGAGGAGCGCCCGGAGATCATCCCGCTCTCCTCCGCGCAGCAGCGTCTGTGGTTCCTCGACCAGATGGAAGGCCCGTCCGCCACCTACAACATCCCGCTCGCCCTGCGGCTCAAGGGCTCTCTCGACCACCGTGCCCTCCGGCTCGCCCTCACCGACCTCACCACACGCCACGAGGGCCTGCGCACCGTCTTCCCCACCCACGAGGGCACCCCTCACCAGCACATCCTTCCCCCGACCAGCATCGACCTCCCCCTGATCGCCACCACCGAGGAGGAGCTCACCGCACGACTGGCGGACCTCTCCTCGGCCACCTTCGACCTGTCCGTCCAGCCGCCGATCCGCACGCATCTGCTCTCCGTCGGCGAGCAGGAACACATCCTGCTGGTGGTCATCCACCACATCGCCTCCGACGGCTGGTCCAACGGACCGCTCTTCCGCGACCTGACCACCGCCTACGAGGCCCGCACCGAGGGCACCGCCCCCGCGTGGGAGCCGCTCCCGGTCCAGTACGCCGACTACTCCCTCTGGCAGCAACGGCTCCTGGGAAGCGACGAGGAACGTCAACTCGACTACTGGCGCGACGCGTTGGCAGACCTTCCGGAGGAGGCCACGCTCCCGGCCGACCGGCCCAGGCCGGCCACCGCGTCCAACCGGGGCACCACACACACCGTGCACTGCTCGGCGGGCCTGCACGAATCGCTCACCTCGCTGGCCCAGGACACCGGCAGCACCCTGTTCATGGTGGCCCAGGCGGCGGTGTCGACCCTGCTGTCCCGTTCCGGCGCCGGACACGACATCCCGCTCGGCTCACCCGTCGCAGGGCGCACCGACCCGGCCCTCGACGACCTCATCGGCTTCTTCGTCAACACGCTCGTCCTGCGCACGGACACCAGCGGCGATCCGAGCTTCCGTGAGCTGCTGACCCGGGTCCGGGAGACGGACCTCGCCGCCTGGAGCCACCAGGACCTGCCGTTCGACCGGCTGGTCGAAGCCCTCAACCCGGACCGGTCCGCCGCCCGGCACCCCCTCTTCCAGGTCATGCTCACCGTCGGCGACATGTCCGCCGAGGCCCCCGAACTCCCGGGGCTGGAAACGGCGTACGAGTTCTCGAAGGTGGAGATCGCCAAGTTCGACCTCACCTTCGGCTTCGCCGAGCGTCGTTCGGTGGATGGTCGGCCGGGTGGTCTGGACATCACGATCGAGTACGCGACGGATCTGTATGACGTGCGTTCGGTGGAGTTGGCGGGTGAGCGTCTGGTGCGGTTGCTGGGTGCTGCGGCTTCGGCGCCGGATGTTCCGGTGGGTGAGCTGGAGTTGTTGTCCGCGGATGAGCGTGGGGTGTTGTTGGGGGAGTGGGCCGGTGCGGTGACGGGTACTCCGGGTGGGGGTCTTGCGCGGTTGTTCGCGGCGCAGGTGGCGCGGACGCCGGATGCGGTTGCGGTGGTGGGTGAGGGGCGTGAGCTTTCCTATCGTGAGGTTGATGTGCTGGCCAATGGTGTGGCGCGTCGGCTGATCGGTGAGGGGGTGCGGCCGGGTGGTCGGGTGGCGTTGTTCCAGGAGCGTTCGGTGGGTGCGGTGGTCGCCACGTTGGGTGTGGTGAAGGCGGGTGCGGTGTATGTGCCGTTGGACACCCGGTATCCGGCGGATCGTGTCGAGTTGATCGTGGGTCAGTCGGGTGTCACGCATCTGGTGACGGACCGGGATCCGGGTTCGTTGGTGGTGCCGGCGGGTGTGCGGGTGCTGGGTTCGGTGACGGGCGGTGAGGGCGAGGCCTCGGAGGCTTCGGATCCTGGGGTGTCGGTGCATGCGGATCAGCCGGTGTACGCGATGTTCACGTCGGGTTCGACGGGGGTGCCGAAGGGTGTCGCGGTCACGCATCGCAATGTGGCGGACCTGGCGGCGCAGACGATGTACGCCAACGGCAACCACGGTCGGGTGCTGTTCCACTCCGCGATGGCGTTCGATGCCTCGACGTACGAGATGTGGGTGCCGTGGCTCAACGGCGGCACCCTCGTCGTCGCCCCCGCGGGGCACCTGGCCCCGGCCGACTACCAGCGACTGCTGGCCGAGCACCGCATCACCGCGCTGTGGCTGACCGCAGGTCTCTTCCGCGTCATGGCGGAGGAGGTCCCGGAGGCGTTCGCCGGAGTGCGTGAGGTGTGGGCCGGAGGTGATGTGGTCCCGCCGGAGGCAGTACGCAGGGTCATGGACCGCTGCCCGCAGCTGACGGTCGTCAATGGCTACGGTCCGACGGAGACCACCACCTTCGCCACCACCCACCGCATCCACCGCCCGCTGGACTACGCCGGTGCGATCCCGATCGGCGAGCCCCTGGACAACCACCGGCCCTATGTACTCGACGAGGGCTTGCGGCTGGTTCCGCCGGGCACCCCGGGCGAGCTGTACATCGCGGGGGCCGGCCTGGCACAGGGCTATCTCGACCGCCCGGCCCTGACCGCCGACCGCTTCGTCGCGGACCCGTACGGCCCGGCCGGTACGCGGATGTACCGCACGGGCGACCTGGTCCGCTGGAACCTCGAAGGCTCGCTCGAATACCTCGGGCGCGCCGACCAGCAGGTCAAGCTCCGCGGCTTCCGCATCGAGCCGGGCGAGATCGAGACCGTCCTCGTCGGCCGGCCGGGCGTGGCCCAGGCCACCGTCGTCGTCCGGGAGGACCGGCCCGGCGACAAGCGCCTCGTCGCCTACCTCACCGCCGAGGAAGGCGCCCGGATCGAACCCGGCGAGGTACAGCGCCAGGTGTCCGGGCTGCTGCCCGACTACATGATCCCGTCCGCCTTCGTGGTTCTCGACGAGATCCCGCTCACCGTCAACGGCAAGGTCGACCGACGCGCCCTGCCCGCCCCGCAGTTCGGCAACGACGCCACCGGGCGCGCACCGCGCACCGCCAAGGAAGAAGTCCTGTGCGGTCTCTTCGCGGAGATCCTCGGACTGCCGTCGGTCACCATCGACGACCACTTCTTCAACCTCGGCGGGCATTCGCTCCTCGCCACCCGGCTCGTCGGCCGGATCCGCACCGTACTCGGGGTCGAGCTCTCCGTGGCGACCCTCTTCGAAAACCCGATCGTGGCCACGCTCGTCGAGAAGCTCGACGGCGCCGAGGCCGCCCGGCCCAGACTTCGGCCGATGCGCCGGATGGGAGTGACCAAGTGA